A portion of the Podospora pseudoanserina strain CBS 124.78 chromosome 2, whole genome shotgun sequence genome contains these proteins:
- a CDS encoding hypothetical protein (EggNog:ENOG503NUDK; CAZy:GH18; COG:G): MAPPRHHHQRSQVNDTRGKVHKHTWSLSWFHYIASHLTQLPPSNLIAFKMAPIPPPHLPRVITYYQTHHTPSGDPISVLPLLQHSPVHLTHLILAAIHINEDPNALTLNDHPPSHPRFQTLWAELRILQASGIKVLGMLGGAAKGSFTRLDYPSSTPDFEKYYAPLAALIKEQSLDGLDLDVEEEMTLGGIIHLIDRLRSDFGPDFIITLAPVAAALLNHQHNLSGFDYEALEVMRGREISWYNTQFYCGWGDCSNPVMYEMLLVKGWDPEKIVVGLVTNPENGGGFVPFEVLGNVIPLLAGRHPRFGGVMGWEYFNSLPGGRERPWEWAELMGGYLRGRRSVDDQGLKQAEEDVKRLREKAEQERKRGAAADSDGEDGNEVQVPVPKDFEYHSDGLLEDEDSSQLP; this comes from the coding sequence atggcccctccccgccatcaccaccagagaTCACAGGTCAACGATACACGCGGAAAGGTTCACAAACATACCTGGTCACTCTCCTGGTTTCATTACATCGCTTCTCATCTCACTCAGCTTCCTCCCAGCAATCTAATTGCCTTCAAAATGGCACCGATacccccaccacacctcCCTCGTGTCATCACTTACTATCAAACTCACCACACGCCATCCGGCGACCCCATTTCCGTCCTCCCTTTGCTTCAACACTCCCCAGTCCATCTCactcacctcatcctcgccgcgATTCACATCAACGAGGACCCCAACGCCCTCACCCTAAAcgaccaccccccctcccacccccgctTCCAAACCCTATGGGCCGAACTCCGCATCCTCCAAGCCTCCGGCATCAAAGTCCTAGGCATGCTAGGCGGAGCAGCCAAAGGCTCCTTCACCCGCCTCGactacccctcctccacccccgacTTTGAAAAATACTACGCCCCTCTAGCCGCCCTCATCAAGGAGCAATCCCTTGACGGCCTAGACCTAGACGTAGAAGAGGAAATGACCCTAGGCGGTATCATCCACCTCATTGATCGTCTCCGCTCCGACTTCGGCCCAGACTTTATCATCACTCTCGCCCCCGTGGCAGCAGCATTGCTAAACCATCAACACAACCTCAGCGGGTTCGACTACGAAGCGTTGGAGGTCATGAGGGGCAGGGAGATAAGCTGGTACAACACGCAGTTCTACTGCGGGTGGGGTGACTGCTCCAACCCGGTCATGTACGAGATGCTGCTCGTCAAGGGGTGGGACCCGGAGAAGATTGtggttgggctggtgacCAACCCGGAAAACGGGGGTGGGTTCGTCCCCTTTGAGGTGTTGGGAAACGTGATACCTCTGCTGGCGGGGCGGCACCCGAGGTTTGGTGGGGTCATGGGGTGGGAGTACTTCAACAGTTTGCCGGGCGGCAGGGAGAGGCCTTGGGAGTGGGCGGAGCTGATGGGGGGTTACCTGAGGGGTAGGAGGAGCGTGGACGATCAGGGCCTGaagcaggccgaggaggatgtcaagcGACTGAGAGAGAAGGCGGAGCAGGAGCGGAAACGAGgagcggcggcggattcggATGGTGAGGACGGGAACGAGGTTCAGGTTCCGGTGCCGAAAGATTTCGAGTATCACTCGGATGGGCTattggaggacgaggattCATCACAGCTACCATGA
- a CDS encoding hypothetical protein (COG:L; EggNog:ENOG503NZA4), whose amino-acid sequence MGIASCLEPRFRAANPNTPPEVLTPDSASYSSRQSEERTWNPPAPLSPPMSHYDPAVKANDMSSLSSSSNKGPEERRDTGSDHNAPRQQLPSLSSIFGPPTQIRSFHSPLSERPGSYPATSPLDRPPSSVPSLDRPFSSSSYFPPATTSTASQPRSVLDPRYQERPQIPALSRVFPGPLSPHSREEQQPRPDSRLEYTSGGQWSVQHEASKEYSLGSRGETTYRPTAERYPAHLSGTSRDEGRHMEYREQLTPQTPSHTLPATPTSSAPSEGAPAKDGLGPKIWTGTHFLPRFVRAAEVPGEGMCYFYDDGSHCKTVIDGEQVNAHWGVTKAGKPRKRLAIACVTCREKKIKCDPDYPRCVQCEKFGRVCKFKNAPRGGHNASSPSTPPAESEDTRRLGGLIRGPTDYTRPGSHSSGSVSPRTTLRHPSPDMPTSAPAKRIRIGYDHYSPATSVRSPMGPVPDTSRQSLPWRQSETLPRIHEDILCRAWQTDPYVSDPESVTSTIASVFVHTESAALRFLPPKPSFHTWVQNSAHRKSPEDLMLVYSILAIGAVLSRAGSRSVAHEYAQVARYAAERSQPSLQLVQARLALAMHYLAVSRQNDANDMLSRAISTAMWLQLNVELDHVGEHGSRVTPWGLTRQEYAECRRRTFWSCCLMERLTETFATRPVTINKDDIFLRLPAADTTNLDDRAPHFDPMLRPLSESAGAGIMSYLIQITAMWGDVMTFINRASRRGELYDAGFGDFHRRTIATLDAWESSLPKRLQFLPARLEMVSPEDQGPLILLHTVHHLTRIKLHRHVHLRALQPATVHDFIGVSMKHAAKLLEVAVAVAQAQVITPPPFISTGILEAMDVLSSTGCGSELPGLVDRFAVARSVLEVLGTSWEDAKVHCMTMDHRLERLIDLGDWMGKLGRVGREGVEVQGTRVFESETEEGVVVMRWRMPDGMDRRFPKEMDLVYSGVVMGK is encoded by the exons ATGGGGATTGCATCCTGCCTCGAACCTCGATTCCGTGCGgccaacccaaacaccccaCCCGAGGTGCTCACACCAGACTCGGCCTCTTATAGTTCAAGACAGTCCGAGGAGAGGACCTGGAACCCGCCTGctcctctctcccctcccatgTCACACTATGATCCGGCCGTCAAGGCAAACGAcatgtcgtcgttgtcgtcgtcgtctaACAAAGGCCCGGAAGAGCGCAGGGATACGGGGTCCGATCATAACGCACCAAGGCAACAGCTTCCATCTTTGAGCAGCATCTTTGGGCCACCAACCCAGATTCGATCCTTTCACTCTCCTCTTTCCGAGCGCCCTGGCTCCTATCCGGCCACCTCACCATTGGATCGACCTCCTAGCTCAGTTCCAAGCTTGGACAGACCATTCTCTTCGTCATCGTACTTTCCACCCGCGACGACATCCACTGCTTCACAACCGCGAAGTGTACTGGACCCTAGGTATCAGGAACGTCCCCAGATTCCGGCCTTGTCCCGGGTTTTCCCTGGACCGCTTTCGCCTCATTCACGAGAGgaacaacaaccaagacCAGATAGCCGACTCGAGTACACTTCAGGAGGACAATGGTCGGTGCAACATGAGGCCAGCAAAGAGTATTCGCTCGGCAGCCGTGGAGAAACGACCTACAGGCCGACGGCAGAGAGATACCCTGCTCACCTTTCAGGGACGAGTCGCGATGAGGGAAGACACATGGAATATCGGGAGCAATTAACACCACAGACACCATCGCACACTCTTCCTGCCACTCCGACCAGCAGCGCCCCATCTGAGGGGGCCCCTGCAAAGGATGGACTGGGGCCCAAGATCTGGACAGGGACACACTTTCTGCCACGGTTCGTCAGAGCTGCCGAGGTGCCTGGTGAAGGAATGTGCTACTTTTACGACGATGGGAGTCATTGCAAGACAGTGATTGACGGGGAGCAAGTCAATGCCCACTGGGGAGTCACCAAAGCTGGAAAGCCCCGGAAGAGGCTTGCTATCGCCTGCGTCACCTGCCgtgagaagaagatcaagtGCGATCCGGATTACCCGCGCTGTGTCCAGTGCGAAAAGTTCGGCCGTGTTTGCAAGTTCAAGAATGC TCCTCGAGGTGGTCACAACGCTTCCTCTCCGTCCACGCCTCCTGCCGAGTCGGAGGATACACGGAGGCTTGGAGGTTTGATCAGAGGCCCTACCGACTACACACGACCGGGTAGCCACTCGAGCGGTTCTGTCTCGCCCAGAACGACGCTCCGACACCCGAGCCCCGATATGCCCACCTCTGCACCTGCGAAGCGTATTCGAATTGGCTACGATCACTACAGCCCAGCGACCAGTGTACGCTCACCGATGGGACCAGTGCCCGACACCTCCCGCCAATCCCTGCCATGGCGGCAGTCAGAAACGCTCCCTCGTATCCACGAGGACATCTTGTGCAGAGCGTGGCAAACAGACCCGTATGTGTCCGATCCTGAATCTGTGACTAGCACCATTGCCTCCGTCTTTGTACACACGGAGAGCGCAGCACTTCGCTTCCTCCCTCCGAAACCGTCTTTCCACACATGGGTTCAGAACAGCGCTCACAGAAAATCACCAGAAGACCTGATGCTCGTGTATagcatcctcgccatcggtGCCGTCCTCTCGCGGGCCGGTTCGAGGAGCGTTGCGCACGAGTACGCCCAGGTGGCTCGGTACGCCGCAGAACGCTCGCAGCCGTCGCTCCAGCTGGTTCAAGCCAGACTTGCCCTTGCCATGCACTACCTCGCTGTCTCGAGACAGAACGACGCGAATGACATGCTGAGCAGGGCCATTTCTACAGCGATGTGGCTACAGTTGAACGTGGAACTTGACCATGTGGGAGAACACGGTTCGAGGGTAACCCCTTGGGGTTTGACGAGGCAAGAATATGCCGAGTGTCGGAGACGGACATTTTGGTCATGTTGCCTGATGGAGCGGCTTACCGAGACGTTTGCAACTCGACCggtcaccatcaacaaggacGACATCTTTCTCCGGCTCCCAGCAGCGGATACTACGAACTTGGACGACCGAGCGCCCCATTTCGACCCGATGCTGCGTCCGCTATCCGAATCAGCCGGGGCTGGAATCATGTCCTATCTGATTCAGATCACAGCTATGTGGGGTGATGTCATGACATTTATCAACAGAGCCTCGCGCCGGGGAGAGCTCTACGATGCCGGGTTTGGTGATTTCCACCGTCGAACTATCGCCACCCTTGATGCTTGGGAGTCTTCTCTGCCGAAAAGGCTCCAGTTTCTGCCTgcgaggttggagatggtcTCACCTGAAGATCAGGGCCCGCTCATACTTTTACACACCGTCCATCACCTGACGAGAATCAAGCTCCATCGGCACGTCCACCTGCGAGCTTTACAGCCCGCCACAGTCCATGACTTTATCGGCGTTTCTATGAAACATGCTGCCAAACTCCTCGAGGTGGCAGTGGCAGTGGCGCAGGCACAAGTCATCACCCCGCCCCCGTTCATCAGTACCGGAATCCTCGAAGCGATGGACGTTCTTTCATCAACCGGCTGTGGATCCGAGCTGCCGGGGTTAGTCGACAGATTTGCCGTGGCGAGAAGCGTGCTGGAGGTGCTTGGGACAAGCTGGGAGGATGCCAAGGTTCACTGCATGACGATGGATCACCGGCTGGAAAGACTGATCGATCTGGGCGACTGGATGGGCAAGCTTGGCCGAGTGGGACGGGAAGGCGTCGAGGTTCAAGGCACGAGGGTGTTTGAATCTGAGACGGAAGAAggcgtggtggtgatgcggtGGCGGATGCCTGACGGGATGGACAGGAGATTCCCCAAGGAGATGGATCTTGTTTACTCGGGTGTTGTGATGGGAAAATGA
- a CDS encoding hypothetical protein (EggNog:ENOG503NX9U; COG:S), which yields MDGPALYRAGKRVFQVFESLLNLHSGTLQTHFTKEEQRFRLCAHSLGLHHQGHSSLDYRVRDAVLVKSQLLRLLSALLDHLENTLAVLKGDRLPFEQQARDLETQSSSDNDSSRSSNQSAIGSVSSEESTHELDFRQNGITETINALYGLAARIRSPRNRPERATQELFRHIAAHEREQYINERAEVEIVILVHRHKQYLVQTFQSSQNSTIHNDILDKYASASNHLLRRIGMANVRRRQQFIYWKEHTARISRDPTQTVRPTGSNKPATSEALFRTGNTPNATVHLATPSAISRHEHSEATSATRLDESKFRFDDNESVFSYQSHASTAVIPATKNQLVLQWPPAPKDLLSSDYFTCPYCHVLCPGRYLGEKAWKAHLIHDLQPYQCTHEVCQDSHRLYGSYREWIDHENIHTKSWHCDNHVAPAEFEKQEEFIYHIEQFHPDAKPELFSPELMAAAFRPSTKPLRPCPLCPTGFEDNKIMHEHIKGHLERLAHHCLPADPFNKNQHDGLRETADSDSQAVRNDENSQVFSETSLQWPDDTNVQGSPSPEEYTATHKFEDIRLQFQPVQLGRESAEAWLKAVTSDASGAPESSFSQTLPLRFSEYSQLPEYVENLSWHEPSFQTSTFRNSHFNVAHYNSPNFQPEEYRPEGDDTRNRTTATQVDHLEIEKIPDIVTDAEETQRLDSLLLKAVVAGDTDLTKLLLNKGANVSFKDNSVGSPLHTAISLGHLEVVRLLLARGADPDDDDWDRPGSDILGVASARGDQEIVQLLLQHGAKANGASYTYRSALQAAASKGHHEVVSLLLRNGHDPQYFRFLPPHTALRAAVEGGHKETVEVLLASGAAINNTMLDGALGTVLEVASHYGHREIVQLLLDHGADIDAKSIRHGGAFRAAVIRGHQEIVQLLLHREAAIDFKSDEFANMIRAASALGHQAVVQLLLDKREEVTGEMAEESLIGATGMGKLPAWRSPFSGVESREWHSNEEHILHQDKDSLTAENQQPYKCHTCGKGFGRENHLAKHTRIHEKTCKCPVEGCAASTAEIKDLYRHIWTHHLDYARENNIPGTAAAASQPDIANQSKPSKPNNTDPSSEDIQPHKCPVEGCTTSKSEEKDISRHIWTYHPDYAQENNISDTDRVECGWPGCWWRGRRDNLKRHKDTMKHWEASDNELVSEEKPSGVQACDWPGCQYTYAGKKKSNLKRHKDRHQHWIRPSDASPGEENSLESSPTTATNSQPLQKQSLEQHTQDRAPSTDSTTHVINDKTSQPQGISPGDSSADQWDGSPENTPEEKNLSKERDSGLDQLITELDPELLSEASREKLHSPSEQRLLVWQLEDDVKRLQNDLGEEHPEALEKMSKLALSCAENQDFETAATWQEKVYKSYEVLYGNEHPDTVSSMADLAETYTHLARLEESEVLRKKVLEIMTRTLGEDHPDTTTSMVELASTHGLQGRMDMSESLQLGALEIRKRTLGEGHPWTLASMAELGASYYKQGRFKEAEQMHRQMLQLHEKVWGKEHPDTLTSMNNLARVLDSQGKYEEAEQIHRQELQLREKVLGKEHPDTLTSMNNLALVLNSQGKYEEAEQINRQELQLREKVLGKEHPDTLTSMNNLALVLNSQGKYEEAEQMHRQELQLCEKVLGKEHPDTLTSMNNLVSVLDSQGKYEKAEQMYRQTLQLREKVLGKEYPDTLTYKEELTQTWDLREVAES from the exons ATGGATGGCCCAGCTCTCTATCGCGCAGGAAAGCGAGTTTTCCAAGTCTTTGAAAGTTTGTTGAATTTACACAGCGGCACACTTCAAACGCACTTTACCAAAGAGGAACAAAGGTTTCGATTATGCGCGCATAGCTTAGgccttcatcatcaaggcCATAGCTCTCTCGACTATCGGGTCCGCGATGCCGTCCTGGTCAAATCCCAGCTACTACGTCTGCTCAGTGCTTTGCTTGATCACCTTGAGAACACCCTGGCTGTTCTGAAAGGCGACCGCCTTCCGTTTGAACAACAAGCACGGGATTTGGAGACTCAGAGTTCATCCGATAACGACAGTAGCAGGTCGTCGAATCAGAGTGCCATTGGCTCTGTTAGCAGCGAGGAATCTACTCATGAACTGGACTTTCGTCAAAATGGAATTACAGAGACCATCAACGCGTTGTACGGTCTGGCAGCGCGAATCAGGAGCCCTCGAAACCGACCTGAAAGAGCTACACAAGAGCTCTTTCGGCACATCGCAGCACATGAAAGGGAGCAGTATATCAATGAAAGAGCCGAAGTCGAAATCGTGATTCTTGTTCATCGACATAAGCAATACCTAGTGCAAACTTTTCAATCGTCACAAAACTCTACAATCCACAATGACATCTTGGACAAATACGCCTCGGCGTCCAATCACCTCCTACGGAGGATTGGCATGGCCAACGTTCGACGAAGACAACAGTTCATCTACTGGAAGGAACACACTGCCAGGATAAGCCGGGACCCAACGCAGACCGTGAGACCAACTGGCTCAAATAAGCCAGCCACCTCTGAAGCTCTTTTCCGGACGGGAAATACACCAAATGCCACTGTTCATCTTGCTACCCCCTCGGCTATTTCAAGACACGAACATTCAGAGGCAACTTCCGCTACAAGGTTGGACGAGAGCAAGTTCAGATTTGACGACAACGAGTCTGTCTTCTCATACCAGAGTCACGCATCCACCGCTGTAATTCCGGCTACCAAAAACCAGTTAGTGCTTCAGTGGCCACCTGCGCCTAAAGATCTCTTGAGTAGCGACTATTTCACCTGTCCCTATTGTCATGTACTGTGTCCTGGAAGGTATCTCGGGGAAAAGGCTTGGAA GGCACATCTTATCCACGATCTCCAACCGTACCAATGCACCCACGAAGTGTGTCAAGATTCTCATCGTCTCTACGGCTCATACCGAGAATGGATAGACCATGAGAACATTCATACAAAATCATGGCATTGCGATAATCATGTGGCACCAGCAGAGTTTGAGAAGCAAGAGGAGTTTATTTATCATATTGAACAATTTCACCCTGACGCAAAACCAGAGCTCTTCTCACCAGAGCTAATGGCCGCTGCATTCAGACCATCCACCAAACCATTGCGGCCATGTCCCCTTTGTCCCACTGGCTTCGAGGACAACAAAATCATGCACGAGCACATCAAAGGCCATTTAGAACGCCTTGCCCATCATTGCCTACCCGCGGATCCTTTTAATAAGAACCAACATGATGGTTTACGGGAAACCGCGGATAGCGATAGCCAAGCCGTACGGAATGACGAAAATTCGCAAGTTTTCTCGGAAACATCGTTGCAATGGCCTGATGACACAAATGTCCAGGGATCGCCAAGTCCAGAGGAGTATACGGCCACACACAAATTTGAAGATATCCGTCTACAATTTCAGCCAGTTCAACTAGGACGCGAGTCAGCCGAGGCCTGGCTTAAGGCAGTTACATCTGATGCATCAGGAGCACCTGAAAGCTCTTTCTCGCAAACGCTTCCGTTGCGTTTCAGCGAGTACTCTCAGCTTCCCGAGTATGTCGAAAATCTTAGCTGGCACGAGCCCAGTTTTCAGACATCGACATTTCGAAACAGCCATTTCAACGTGGCTCACTATAATAGCCCCAACTTTCAGCCAGAGGAATATCGCCCTGAAGGTGACGACACCCGGAATcgaacaacagcaacccagGTGGACCATTTGGAAATAGAGAAAATACCAGACATTGTCACGGATGCAGAGGAAACGCAGCGACTAGACAGTCTACTGTTGAAGGCTGTAGTTGCCGGTGACACGGATCTTACTAAACTATTGCTGAACAAGGGCGCAAATGTCAGTTTTAAAGACAATTCCGTTGGCAGTCCACTTCATACTGCCATAAGCCTAGGACACCTTGAAGTTgttcggctgctgctggcacGCGGCGCAGAtcccgatgatgatgattgggACAGGCCTGGTTCTGACATTCTGGGGGTCGCATCAGCAAGAGGCGACCAAGAGATTGTGCAGTTACTGTTGCAACACGGTGCCAAAGCAAACGGTGCGAGTTACACGTATAGATCTGCCCTCCAAGCTGCTGCATCTAAAGGCCACCACGAAGTGGTAAGTCTGCTGCTACGCAACGGTCACGATCCCCAATACTTCAGATTTTTACCACCCCACACAGCCCTTCGCGcggctgttgaggggggCCACAAGGAAACGGTCGAGGTGCTGCTGGCATCTGGcgccgccatcaacaacacgATGTTGGACGGCGCACTCGGTACCGTCCTTGAGGTTGCCTCGCACTACGGTCACCGAGAAATTGTGCAACTGCTACTAGACCATGGCGCAGATATCGATGCAAAGAGCATAAGACATGGGGGCGCTTTCCGAGCTGCGGTCATACGAGGTCACCAGGAAATAGTACAGCTGTTACTACACCGGGAGGCGGCCATCGATTTCAAAAGTGACGAATTTGCCAACATGATCCGCGCTGCATCAGCACTGGGCCATCAAGCAGTTGTTCAGCTATTGCTGGATAAACGTGAAGAAGTCACAGGAGAAATGGCCGAGGAAAGTCTCATTGGTGCCACTGGAATGGGCAAATTACCTGCATGGCGCTCTCCATTTTCTGGAGTTGAATCCAGGGAATGGCACTCAAATGAAGAGCATATCCTGCATCAAGACAAAGACTCATTAACCGCTGAAAACCAGCAACCTTACAAGTGCCACACGTGTGGAAAGGGGTTTGGAAGAGAAAATCATCTTGC GAAGCACACCAGAATTCACGAAAAAACTTGCAAATGTCCTGTTGAAGGCTGTGCTGCGAGCACAGCCGAAATAAAAGACCTGTATCGACACATCTGGACTCACCATCTCGATTATGCTCGAGAGAACAATATTCCAGGTacggcagcggcagcttcgCAGCCTGACATCGCCAACCAGTCCAAACCCTCGaaacccaacaacactgaTCCATCAAGTGAGGACATACAACCTCACAAGTGCCCTGTTGAAGGTTGCACGACCAGCAAGTCGGAAGAAAAGGACATCAGCCGACATATATGGACCTATCACCCAGATTATGCTCAAGAAAACAACATTTCTGATACGGATCGTGTGGAGTGCGGTTGGCCGGGCTGCTGGTGGCGTGGAAGAAGGGATAACCTGAAGAGGCACAAGGACACCATGAAACACTGGGAAGCGTCAGACAATGAGCTCGTCTCTGAGGAGAAGCCATCAGGGGTACAGGCATGCGACTGGCCGGGTTGTCAGTATACCTATgcagggaagaagaagagcaaccTGAAGAGACATAAAGACCGGCACCAACACTGGATTCGCCCATCGGACGCCAGTCCTGGCGAGGAGAACTCGCTAGAGAGCTCGCCGACTACTGCTACCAACTCCCAACCGTTGCAAAAGCAGTCGTTGGAACAACATACTCAGGATAGGGCTCCCAGTACCGACAGCACGACTCATGTTATTAACGATAAGACAAGTCAACCCCAAGGCATCTCACCAGGCGATAGTTCAGCGGACCAATGGGACGGCTCACCTGAAAACACtccagaagaaaaaaatctCTCGAAAGAGCGAGACAGTGGCCTAGATCAGCTTATTACCGAACTCGACCCCGAGCTCTTGTCAGAGGCATCGCGTGAGAAGCTTCATTCACCTTCCGAACAACGTCTGCTAGTGTGGCAGCTCGAGGACGACGTGAAAAGACTTCAGAATGACCTAGGCGAAGAGCACCCGGAGGCGCTCGAAAAGATGTCCAAGCTCGCGCTGTCGTGTGCGGAGAATCAGGATTTTGAAACAGCGGCAACTTGGCAGGAGAAGGTTTATAAAAGTTACGAAGTGTTATATGGCAATGAACATCCTGATACAGTAAGCTCCATGGCCGATCTCGCGGAAACCTACACCCATCTGGCTCGCTTAGAGGAGTCTGAGGTGTTACGAAAGAAGGTGCTGGAAATAATGACTCGGACGCTTGGAGAGGACCATCCTgacacaacaacatcaatgGTCGAGCTTGCATCTACCCACGGACTTCAAGGACGCATGGACATGTCTGAGTCGTTGCAACTGGGGGCACTAGAAATACGGAAACGGACTCTTGGAGAGGGTCACCCTTGGACTTTGGCGTCCATGGCCGAGCTTGGTGCAAGCTATTATAAGCAGGGTCGcttcaaggaggccgagcagatgCATCGGCAGATGCTACAGCTACATGAGAAGGTGTGGGGTAAGGAGCATCCCGACACACTTACCAGCATGAACAACCTTGCGCGTGTGCTCGATAGCCAGGGGAAgtacgaggaggccgagcagatACATCGGCAGGAGCTACAGCTACgtgagaaggtgttgggTAAGGAGCATCCCGACACACTTACCAGCATGAACAACCTTGCGCTTGTGCTCAATAGCCAGGGGAAgtacgaggaggccgagcaaATAAATCGGCAGGAGCTACAGCTACGTGAGAAGGTATTGGGTAAGGAGCATCCCGACACACTTACCAGCATGAACAACCTTGCGCTTGTGCTCAATAGCCAGGGGAAgtacgaggaggccgagcagatgCATCGGCAGGAGCTACAGCTATgtgagaaggtgttgggTAAGGAGCATCCCGACACACTTACCAGCATGAACAACCTTGTGAGTGTGCTCGATAGCCAGGGGAAGTACGAGAAGGCAGAGCAGATGTATCGGCAGACGCTACAGCTACgtgagaaggtgttgggTAAGGAGTATCCAGACACATTGACTTACAAGGAGGAACTGACACAGACCTGGGATCTGCGAGAAGTTGCGGAAAGCTAG
- a CDS encoding hypothetical protein (EggNog:ENOG503Q0CC), translating into MSGFEVAGVVLGAIPLVIASLEHYQAGKGAVASFVKYGGLLENLILRLTIHQHLYHTDILFLLQAAGVVELNLRDEDTVAECFRLLRDPEVNEEIDDWLGPLSDPFKQLVGQYESSLKAIVGHIKHIQRLPDTQKDDLGSLLQANPPDKKITFTERVSFTIKRGKLKALYEELDQSRLSLGTIIEKRKGLQEFSSYEPSPHAGRIVLRLTQIRNPACSLSYALHKSCCCRCVGSHRILFRLESRIPINRQHKRTSRLLKNSTTFNLVLSIEPTISSRALVHVLSPDTELAADDHPTDSRSVSPRLPTVRFAIAEIPTRPHLQPSRPSTLDLCKAVRDTHHRSSMIRLQLTADVLNMDDEEGADEITTALSPSPAETLKRVLEQGHLNEDTQLTYKQRTILALDIAASILQLQRTNWLVTPWDCTKIKLLAVENANSTTGMSGKMFGPFVEQEVTRSGPRTRSISNTPEPKDVLLELAILLLEIWTHRTLEMWAEKADQAIMTDTPDRRLIALIRWLDATSQQLPSQYETAARQCVAMCVEQRWAWDDIEFQKRFGENVVKPLLDICKVWD; encoded by the exons ATGTCAGGCTTCGAAGTTGCTGGAGTGGTACTTGGCGCAATACCGCTGGTCATCGCTTCTTTGGAGCATTATCAAGCTGGCAAGGGCGCTGTCGCCTCCTTCGTCAAGTACGGTGGTTTGCTTGAAAACCTGATCCTCCGCCTAACGATACACCAACATCTCTATCATACAGACATTCTGTTCCTTCTTCAAGCGGCCGGCGTAGTAGAGCTGAACCTGCGAGACGAAGACACAGTTGCAGAGTGCTTTCGACTGCTGAGGGATCCCGAAGTCAACGAAGAGATTGATGACTGGCTAGGTCCGTTGAGTGATCCATTCAAGCAGCTTGTTGGGCAATATGAGTCTTCGCTGAAGGCAATAGTGGGACATATCAAGCATATTCAGCGACTCCCTGAT ACCCAGAAGGATGACCTTGGCTCGCTCCTTCAAGCGAACCCACCAGATAAAAAGATCACTTTCACGGAAAGAGTCTCGTTCACAATCAAGCGGGGAAAATTGAAAGCACTCTATGAAGAGCTCGATCAAAGCAGGCTCTCCTTGGGGACTATTATTGAGAAACGCAAAGGCCTGCAGGAGTTCTCTTCATATGAGCCGTCTCCACACGCCGGCCGCATTGTGCTGAGGCTTACCCAGATCCGCAATCCGGCATGTTCGCTCTCATACGCCCTTCATAAGAGCTGCTGTTGCAGATGTGTTGGGAGCCACAGGATACTTTTCCGACTTGAAAGTCGAATACCGATTAATCGACAACACAAAAGAACCAGTCGACTCCTGAAAAATTCCACTACATTCAATCTAGTATTATCTATCGAACCCACCATTTCATCGCGGGCGCTTGTCCATGTATTGTCTCCAGATACAGAGCTGGCAGCAGATGA TCATCCAACCGACAGCCGAAGCGTGTCCCCAAGATTACCAACAGTCAGATTTGCAATTGCGGAGATCCCAACCCGACCACATTTACAACCCTCCAGGCCAAGCACCTTGGACCTCTGCAAGGCTGTGCGTGATACACATCATAGAAGCAGTATGATTCGACTCCAGCTTACGGCTGATGTTCTGAAcatggatgacgaggagggagccgATGAAATAACCACGGCTCTATCGCCTTCACCTGCAGAAACCCTGAAGAGGGTACTCGAGCAAGGGCACCTGAACGAAGACACACAACTGACGTATAAACAACGAACAATATTGGCACTCGACATCGCAGCTTCGATTCTCCAGCTTCAACGGACCAACTGGCTCGTCACGCCGTGGGACTGCACCAAAATCAAGCTTCTTGCTGTGGAAAACGCTAATTCTACCACGGGAATGAGTGGCAAGATGTTTGGACCTTTTGTTGAGCAGGAAGTTACCAGATCTGGCCCCCGGACACGAAGTATCAGCAACACACCAGAACCGAAGGATgttctcctcgagctcgccATTCTCCTGCTCGAGATATGGACCCATCGAACACTGGAGATGTGGGCTGAAAAGGCCGACCAAGCAATCATGACCGACACCCCAGATCGCCGGCTGATCGCTCTGATTCGGTGGTTAGATGCCACTTCACAACAGCTACCGTCGCAGTACGAAACCGCGGCTAGGCAATGCGTGGCCATGTGCGTGGAGCAAAGATGGGCATGGGATGACATTGAGTTTCAAAAGCGCTTTGGGGAGAATGTGGTCAAGCCGCTGCTTGATATTTGTAAGGTGTGGGACTGA